Below is a genomic region from Gadus morhua chromosome 4, gadMor3.0, whole genome shotgun sequence.
GCCTTTTCGAGGAAACAGTTTGTGTTCGGAAGAAAGTAAAGGCTGTATACACACGCCTAACaacccccctcccgccccccctaTTCCCGTTACCTTCCTGGTGATCCCACATCCGCCGCTGCGATCTCCGTCTACATAACGTATAATCCATCTATCTCCCCCCTACAACCACCAACTCCACCCAAACCCCTCTCCTATCcacaccccttcctcctcctccaccaccacccatctATAAGCAGTATCCTATGCATTCTTTCACTATCATTGTACACGATGGAGACTCCTACTATAACAAAGCTGTATCACAcaggccctccctccccctcccctattCACTGTATAATGGTGCTATTTTGTAGGTTGTTATTTAGGCGGGAGATGGCAGGCAGAGACAATAGAGATGGCCGGGCTGACAGAGGTTACCCCTTTGCACAGCCTTGAGGCCTCCCGTTTActagtgtttttatttgtaaagcTGTTTTGAACAAGGTCAGAAAGCAGGAAGGGGGgcaaatgtatttgtgtgaatATCTGTGAATGCATGGAACGTGTATCATGTTGTCCCAAATGCTATTTTTTTCTACTGTTTTTAAATTATTGTTTCTCGATAacgaagaaaagaaaaatcccTATGCCAAATAACTTGACAGAAGTACTGTGAAGTGTGGTCTTCCAATGTTTGAGTCATTGTTCGAGTCATGGTGTACTTTTGTCTCGCAGTACGTATACGTAGACCTCACTGAAAGGCAATGTATTGAAAttcaagaaaacaacaaaccaTGCATTCTTCTTTTGAAAAACCTAATCAATCACCACTTCCTTTGAAAATGATCACCCAATAGTACTTGCAGACAACTGTTAACAAATTTAGAATGGAAGCAATCCGCTGGCAAAGTCTGACTAACCAACATGACAGAatatacaacacaatacatttGACATGATCGTAATAATTATATCATCTTTTTCTATCGCCCACTGTATACCAAAGATATTTTTGATGGAAAAAGCCTCACTTTAAATTATCATACGCCCCATTGTCCACTGTTGACCAGCTCATAAAAAGAAAGAACGATAATTCCTATTTATAATAATACTTCCATTACAGCAACAATACGCCCGGGCAGACATTGTCCCCGGTTCGTCACAATAATCATGCTAGCTTGTTTTCAAAATGACCAGCTAGCATCGTCCACGTTTAAATGTTGGCTAAACCAAGAAACAGCCACTGATATCTCCTAACATCAGCGCAACAAAGAACAAACACGATCAAAACGCTTTGAATTTCCCAATCTTTGAGTGTCCCAACTTGTGCTGTCAAATGTCTGAAACCATATTCAAATTAATTGTATTCCTTTGTTGTTTgatgttgtaatgtttttgCTAAATGCTCACATTtgggagaacccccccccccccctcttaagtCTCTCCCAAATGACCTGACCCGAGTAGGACACTTCACGAGCTCACCTCTCTAAACACCCTTCAAGGACTAAAGCGTCCGTTTGCGTTGCAGCGCTTTACAGCCTTCTGTCGATAAAGTTTTAAAAATACAGACAAATTGTTCACCGTTCCTGCTGAATAAACCACTTGTCACCATCACAGGAGggctgtttgttttctttcacgCAGCAACGCATGCAGCACGCCACGAGAACGTCAGCTCGTACATTAGTCTTTCAGAGCTCGGGGACAACAGACTCACACATTTATTGGCTGCCCTCAGCCCAGAGCGTCTCACGGTGAAATCAGACCGGCCACAGATCACTAATGAGCAGGTGAGGcgcggggctggagggggggggggggagaactgGGGACACCATATAACCAACACACCATTACTCTTCTGGAGGAGGAAACATTTCTCTCCAGAAATGAACCAAACTCATAAACATGTAACCAGTGGATGAGGTCAATTGAGTTACAAATCCAGTTtggaatcgtgtgtgtgtgtccgtttctgtgtgtgtctgtgtaagtatgtgtgtgtgtctgtgattgtgtgtgtctgtgtgtagggggggggggtctcgatAGCACCTCAGGGTAGCGTCCTTTACGGGCGATGCTCTCTGCGGAGGTGCAGAGAGCTGATGCTCGTTGGGCTGTCAGCGTTTCCTCTTCATCTTATTGAACGTACGGCACCGCGCTGAAACCCTCCTCACCAGTAAATTAGAGCAGCTGGCGCGcgttgggggggggcggggggatgaGGAGCAGAAATAGTTGGAATTGACCCGGTTTGGCCGTGCATGTGTTATTGCATCCATTCTGGATGACGAATACAGGATCAATTGTCTCAGCGCCCGCGGCCCAGTGGCAGGGTGCAAGCTTGCAGGATTTAAGGGTTGAAATAAATCAGCGACATGTAATTCCAAGAACCGTTGTGTGGACTGAGGAGAGGTGTatcggacggacggacggacggacggacggacggacgttcTTGTGCAGTTTGAGGTCACTTCTTGAACACCAACCTCGGGGCCACATGACCCCAACGTGCTCTCTGATTGGGTGTTCGGGGGGCGGCGAGCTGATTAAAGATTAGACCAACGTGCCGCGGTGGATTAACATGTGCAGCGTGACCATGTTTGAAAAACCTCAGGAACCGGGAAGGTTCTCCTGAGAACACGATCCCCCTCTGCCCATTGATCCCGACCGGAGCGCTCTGGGTTTTCAGTGCATCTGAGGACACGGGCTCCGCTGGACCCGGCTCGGAAATATAATCTTTCTACACTCTTCAActcccccccaccgccacctccctccaccccccacccccccaaactTGTGCACACAATTGTCTTTTGAATGACCTTGTGGTTTGTTTTACTACACGCACCAATTTTTACTACTTATTCTCTGTGTGGTTTGGTTTGGAGGACGAAGCGAGGGGCTGCAGAAGGATCCAGAAGGAGCTGTGATTCCGTTACCTGCTGTAGAGCGTTCGGCCACAGAGAGATGATCTACGGTCGGCCCCGACGCAGCCTCGGCCGGGCTAGGAGGGCCGACTGGCTTTGATCAAAACTAACCAGACCCAGGGTACGAATCTGCTTGTTcgattcaattaaattcaattttattAGCATCGCCCTTAATCATcagtacagtctcaaagggcttaacaggccgtatgtttatgacacccccctgaccctagcccccccacAGGGCAggaaaaaaactcccttaatcagCAAGGAGGGAATCTTGAGAAACTTGTGCTTCCAGATCAGACGAAGCAAGAAAAGGCCATGCCTGGGTCTACGTCTAGATGCAGCTCACAACAcgaaacaagcaaacacaaacagaataaACATGCAAAAGTCTGATTCCACCTCAGCTTGAGAGGGGGCCGGTGACAAAGCCCTTTGGGTTCGAACCGCCCTGCTCACCAATTTTGGTTGACAGTGGAAATTCACAGCCTTGATTATAGCAGAAGCTGAGGTTGGCTCAGCTGCGTGCTTTAAGAACCCATGATGTCAGAGCCGTATTTTCCTTGGAGAGGCTCTCATCTGCTGCATTGTTCCTGGAAACCATGGTTTTCTCTCTCTGGGCAACCTAAAAAGAGACCTGCCTAAACTGtcccccccgcccacctcctctgcccctccacctccaacaccaaccCTACCCCACCgatgacccccccacccccaagaaACACACCTGAACCCAGCCTTAGCATTAGCATTGCCCATGGTGTCTGAGGTCATCTCGTTTGGCTAGTTCTAAAACACCATCTTTAGTGATGCAACATGGTCAATCTGTTCATCAGTTTGTGTTCCCGTTTTGTGTGATGTTTTCTCCCGCCCTTCCCCAGTAATCCTCAGGAGTGGGAGAGATTTGAAAAGATTTAGAAACTGTGAGGAGTATACAAGTACACAATGTACTGGCTCTGAGGGGATCCCGAGCACCCCTGCCTATAAAAATGCCGTGCAGCCGTGCACTTCAGAGAGCTTTCTCTGCTGAGCAGGGAGAAAAAGGCAAAAAAGAAATGAatgccaaaaaaagaaaagaaactaAAATATACAACCCTTCCAGATGGACAGGTATGCAGTGTATTGAAACAGCAAAGTAAATAATTTACAGTTCTCTTTGTTCACTGACCACTTTCGCAAGACGAGATCAGAGAGAGTACATGGGACGATCTGGACGGGGAAACCACTTCCCCTGCGGAGACGTCGCTTGTGATTAGCATCACCTCGCGCCGCGATCGCCATGCTGATCTTCTATCAGACGCTGCGGCAGAAATGATGAAAGTCTCCAACGTTATGCGAACATCTGGtccttgtgagtgtgtgttgtttgacTGTGTTCGCCCTTGCCCTTACCTTATTTGTACCAGATGAGCGTGTTCCCTGTTTACTAGAGCTGTAGAGGACAGAGATCTGCCCGGGAACGGAAGACCCCAGCGGGCCCAggtagagagaaggggggatggggggtcaTCAGAGGAACCCAGGTGACTGCTGGAGGTCTTAAGAtcagagccgggggggggggggggggggggggggtggaagcaAATCGCAAACATggcgacacacaaacatggagtCAACCCCGAAATAAAGAACAACGTGAGATCCGACGAATGATCAATCAGAAGGGGGGATGGGGACCGAGTGGGTGAGATTGGGAAAAAAGAGACGAGGGAAGGCGGGAGACACGTTGAAGGAATGgatagggaagagagagagagagagagagagagagagagagagagagagagagagagttatagcAACAGAACTCAAAGATCACAAGTTCACTTCTCCTGGAAGAGAGGTGCCTCTGCGGACAGGTCCAGTTCTTCGGTAGAACCCAGAGTCCTCCAACAAAAATacttacaaaataaaagccccaaTGCTCCAAGTAAAAACACTTCAACTGGGGCTCAACAGCCACAGTCCGGTCGGTCCAGTCCTTGATCTCTGCTCTGCTCAACTCTCTAAATTGGGAAAGGCATAAGCCTATGGTTGGGGATACAGGAGTGTTGAAGGGTGCAGGATGGTCTTGGGGTACAGAATAGTCCATTGTGCCGTTTCTTacacttcagtgtgtgtgtggaacccAATCGCACACTGAGAAAACCCTGAAAGGATTACCTATTCAGGTTGACTTTTCTTGGGACACCGATTTGAAGAAACTCTGGTCAAAGGCCAAAATGTTTGATCATGATCCCTAATGTGTGCATTAGGGTCGACATGTAGTCATCATGGATCAAGAAAGACAGAACCTAACCTAACAAGTTGCCTTTTACCAGTATGTTGATCGAATGACTCcgaataaataccaaatataccccccccccctggacctACCTCGTTTCTATCCTCCCCCATACAAACAGATATAAGACATGAACTCCATGAACTCATTCATCATCTTCCCCGGTCATCACACGTGTGCGTCTGAAAGCTTGAAGATCATTCTCATCACTGGGGATTTTGACCTAACCTTTCCACCACATCTCCATCACCACAGGGTTTCAGGGACCAATCGCATCATCCGAGGCTTCGTCcgccaggtcagaggtcagacggGGTCTCTTTACAAACGTCCGCAAAAAGTGCTGTCAGTCGCCATGCAGGGATGGTGATTGGATGTTTTCGATCCCATTCATGTAGTCGTCCGTTTGCTACAACGGCCGATGGGACCACAGTCGGTCCGGGCGGCCTCCCATCGCTTCATTCATCTCAGGGGCTGTCCTCTGACCCGGGACCCTCCCCGCCGGACCACCGTGGCTCCCATCTGAGGACCTCACTGCCCCGGCCTCCTCACTGCAGGACGTCGGTGATTAGAGCCGCCGCCACCAGCGTGGATCACCCCCCCGTCTCCCAGACACCAGTAATTAGACTATTCATCATCGCTCCGCAGCGCGGAACGCACAAAAGGCCGAGAACAACGCACAGCTCCTTGAGAAGATTTCCAtctgacctccgaccccccccccccaccccatgtgCATCCTTCTTTTTGTCCCGCCTCTTTTAGGACCGACACTTCTCAGCGAGGGGTCATCCATCTCATTTCCTCGATCTGGGCTTGAGGTCCAGAAAATAGCCTCGTCCACGCCGCCTGAGGTATATAAGAGGGTGAAATGGTACGCTGGCATCAGTCAATGAACTCCCAGCACATCAGCCATCCTTCTCCCGCGGCTGTTCGGTTCTCCTTCGTGGGTCTCTGCAGCCTAAAGACATCATGAGCTCCCTGCCCTCCATGCTGTTCACCCTGCTGCTGTTCTCAGAGATCTGCGCCCACTCCATGGCCCTGCCCCTGGCAGGGGCGGGTAACTATGACGATGACCGGACGGACCTGGAGAGCCTGAACGCTCTCCTTGAGGACAACAAGCTGCCGGCCGGAGCCGGAGTCCAGAACCTGGGAGGGTTCACCAACCGGCTGGACGAGGGGAGACCCAGGATCATCATCGTGTCCGTAAGTGTCCTGAGCAAGTTGGTGGAAGTTAAAAATGTCTGCGCTCAATTTGGCGATCACAATGACCAGCTCGGATTGTTTTACATCATATGGAAATAAATTGGTTTTGATAACCGGGAATTGTCAGGTTTAGTGCAATTAATCTTAATTGAGGGCCTTAGATGGCAATTTTCTGTGGCGCAGTGTGTGTTAGGATAACATATGGGTCACACAACTCATTCAGGTTCATTTAGAAGTGCTTTTTATTCTGGTTACAATACAGCATGTGAAATGTATCCCCAGTGTTGGAATCGAGGtagaaataaatattaaaataggAGATTTAGGAGATTGGCTCTCTCCCTTCTAGCTGTTCCGGGATGAGTTCCAGGATGTCAAAGCGTCCAAAGTGTTGTGTAACCCAATATTATCATGACCTTGGTGGTTCTATTGACAGTATTAGACAGTGAAACCTTTCTGGCCGGAACCGATTCACACGGCCGGTTTCAGAGAAGTAAAAGGATCCATTGGACGCGTTCTGCTAATCACCGTCCCTGATAAAACCACCGCCCGACCTCCAGGACTCCGGCTTCAGAGGGCATCGGACACACGGCCTGGACAGAGCCTCCTCAAGGGCACTGGCCGGCCCAAACGCAGACCACACTCCCGGAGACCTCCGTGTCAACGTAGACCGCAGAGAGACCGACCTGGACAGTAAGTGTCAGAGTCAACACTGCCGATAAGGATATCACTTTGTATACACAGGCAGTTCCAAGAAATCTTGACACTTTACAGAAAAGTCAAAATACTGCAGAACTCCTAACTTGTTTATTTGAAGGATAGGAGGGATGATGGGTCCTGGATATATTTGGGAAGAGATGTGAAAACACAAGGGCTTCATGATTCTTAGCTTTTTAGTGTGTCTTTAGACGTCTTTCTGAACAACCTTTCCCCACCACCACAGTGCTTCGGTGTATGATTGGACGAGTCTACCGGCCGTGCTGGCAGGCATAACCCGCCTACAGGCTTTCTTCTGCTTCCCACCATCTGTCCaccacagaagaaaaaaaacacaaagggaaagtaaaaacaaaaaaggagttATAAGTACCATGTGTGTCGAAATGAAATGTACTGCACTGAAAAAGATGGacaaacacaaatatgtataatactaaataaatgtttattaaaataaaagtcTGCAACATATTTACACTTGATTTTGGAAACCCCGAAGAAGGTTTCACAAAAGCAGTCCTCCAGAGCTTTCATTGATAAAACACATTTGAGGAGGAAAACAAGGATTTATTCACAACATATGTTTTGGAGTGACATAAAAACTGTGGACAGACTGCAATTACCCAATAATCTGTATCCAAACAGATGTACTGGAGATCTAAAACAGATTGGAAGACCTCCAGATTGCACAATAGATGAATAACGCCACGAGAACGTTTGCACGTGGGGGAGCTTTCTACTCCACGCCAAGATCAACCTGTCAACGGGCGCAGGTTAAAACATACAGCTCCCTGACGCACTCAACATAATCACACCGTTCCCCCCGGTCACGTGTTCAGCGAACATATAAAACAACTCTTTATCAGGGCGAACTACAGTCTGAAGAACCCGGTCAGCGTGCCCTGGCCCGTGATgagctgcttcttcttcttcgggcCGCTCTTGACAAGGGGAGGCGCGGGCCGCTTGGCCTGGGGCTGGTTCTCGGCGTCGACCTGCTTCCTCTTGCTTCCCTTCTTCGGAGACGCGCTCCCGTTGACCGTTCCACTCCGTCCGTTGGGGGCCCTACTGGGCCGGAGCCCGGCGTTCCCCGGCCGTGGAACGCCGGGCTCCTGGCCTCGGACGGGCCCTGACGCACGGCCCGCtgcagggaggaagggggggaggaagggataTTAAAGTCATAAAGCCACGAGGGGGAAGTGAGTTAACACGAGGCTCAGAACAATAAAGAAGGTAGAATACGCTGCGGTCGAAGGGAATCCAgttgggggaaaaaaaataataaaataaaacaaggtcAGGAAAGACTGAAGAAACGTCTGGTGTCAGAGAATCGTAAAGAGCGTTTGTTCTGTGGAGCCGTGGTTCAACATCTGTCACCGGTCCTGATGGATCCCAGTCACTGTTCCCACAGACCCAGAACAGTGAaggggagacccccccccctccccactacGTTTTCTTAGTACAGCTGTGGAAGTGTGCAGGTTTTATagcaagagaaaataaataaaactcatTGGATGGTGAAGGGCAGATCCTGGGGTTAgtttggctgggggggggggggggggggggggatgatggcTGGTGTTAGCAGCTGGCTTGAGTCAGAGTGATTGGACTGAGGGGAtgtgtgaggctgcacacctgatGCACATTGAGCAATCATCTCAACCGTCCCCACACGCAACGGGAGAGCTCCCCGGTCTTGCTTCACCGTCTGTAAACTGCTGCAGTAAACCGGTTTTaacaccaccagccccaccaccaccaccaccctgtcctCGTCTGGTAAGAGCCGCCTCAGGTGGAGTATGGCGGCCACATGTGGCCCGGCACACTGTCACAGGAAGTTACAAACGCGCTGCTCTTCACCCAGCTACACCTTACAGCCCGTGGCTCcaggctcaggaggtggagcgggttggctggtagccGGAAGGTcgccggttcgatccccggctcctcctcctagccGCGGGGCGAGGTGGGCCCGAGCGAGACTCCTCGCCCCCAccagccggctgtcgccctgcgtggctcgGCGTGTGGGCAGCGtagtaaagcgctttgagtggccactagggctttgacttttgcccaaaaaatcatattcgaagtttgtttgtttattaatatttattaataatattttgaccattgaatgccttcagtaagacctggattgtgCTTTGCGAGGTTCGTTTACCGCGTTGCTacggttaccggtcttgcgcgtTCCAACGaatatgaatagactgcgtggggttctccgacgtctctccctctgggcctgcccataacaggttccaatattaagggcagcctaatattcgttcgaaatttTGATTTAtgttttgatattcgaattgtattcaaataacgaagttcggagtcaaagccctggTGGCCACTGGGCAGAATGGCCTCCTATAGACGCAGTCCGTTAACCATTGATGCAGTCCCAGTCTGGCCAGTGAAACGGGTatcctggggggggtgggggggtttacCTGACACCCCAGCGCGGCGgccggtctcctcctcctcctcctcttcctcttcctccccggaGGCCAGTGGCCGTCGGGGGGCCCCCAGTGGCCGTcggggggcccccgggggccgtcGGGGGGCCGGGTGGATGCAGGAGGGGATCTGACTCCCGCTGGGGAACTCCAGCACGCGGCTCAGCggcggctccgcctcctcccggTACGTGCACGCAAACTGGGAGCTGAGGGCGCCGGGGGGCCGGACCTGGAAGGACGCCACGGCAACGTTAGACGGCGTTGCGACGGTGTTGGGTGACCTCACCTCGGTCGGTAGTTGGAgtgagatcccaaacaaacagagcccgccccccccccgccccgccgtcACACATTCTGTACAGTATTCCCCAACAGCTGGGTAAATAAAGAAACTGAAAAGGGAAAATTAGTCAATTCGTCTGTTGATCGTATCTTGTCGGATcataggctgcctacagagaaACGCGTTTCTGCCCGTCTGCTTATTGGACGGCCAGCGAGCAGATCGTGAGGAGAGATCAGACGAATACGGTCATTAATGTTTCGGCCTAGAAGCGCTGATGCAACGTTTAAACCGCAGCTCCTACAACAACAGCtcccacaacaacaacgacgacgacgacagtatttccaacaacaacagcacagGAATGGAAACGGCGTGTTCTGGCCGCTGCGCCAGCCTCGCATTAAAGGTCACTGTTTCGGCTGGAGGGCGGGTGGGCCCCGTGTTGTGATGTCGTCAGCGGCCCCTCCCCAGTGCCTCGGGGTACCCCGGGCTCCGTAGCAGGTCCCCAGCGTTTGATCCAAGCCTGCTCAGGATCACCAGCACCGGGCTTTGGCTGCccagccagggggggggggggggggagcagaatAATGGGAACAACCCTAGTACTGCATCGCGCTATCCCCCGGGGAACGGCCGGATCAAGGGTAACTACAGTCTGAACAGAACGACATGAACTCAAAAGGAACAGCCAAGTCACCAATTACCACCcccccacaagcacacacacaacagactagGATCGATAAGAACAGCTGTGTTCATTGGCGGGCCGTGCGCTGCATGCTGCAACTCCTCATGAAGCCTAATGCGGACCCGAGTTGATAACAGTAGGTCGGCCACATGGACGCAGAGATCGGTGCCAGCGCTCGGCCAACCACCGCCTGGGAAGATCAAACCCGTTAGGGCCATGGGGAACCAGCCGGACCTCCCCCTACCGGCTGGGGAACCCGTCCTTAATCGACCCGGGAACACACATggcgtgcacacacgcagacgccgCCTGCACTGCCGCGGCATGCTCACATAAACACCTGACGAAAGGCATTCCAGATGAACACTTCCAATGGCAGGTGTGAACAATTTGTTGTGTTCATAtccgtgcacgcacacacgcatgcaataAAAGTGAGGTCAGGCAAGCAGGTGTGTTGCACCGATTACGTCATTTCATGTgactttttttaaaacaataaaaaaaactcataaaacaaaaacatgccCATGAATACTTCAACGGACCTTAACCtcgcccgacccgacccgaacCGACCCCTGTCCCCGCCTCACCTCATGTGGGGAAGATTCCCCAAAGTCCGGCTACAAGGGCTTTCTGTTCTTAAACGGTATGTTCACATCTGCCCTACGGTTTGACTAGCTGGTCTCaggccagccagccagtcagaaATTAAACCCATAATGTGTCTGCACAACCAGGCCTTGAGGATCAGACAAAGAATACCGTACTGTCATCAGCGCATTTTAAGATTTGCCAACTTTATCGATTCTCATTACGCTGAGTGTCTGCGTGCTTGATTAGACCTGCTCCTCAGACTCTGaacaaagagagacaacagagctGCTGCAGATCCACCAGGGCAGCCTCGAGTGGTGACTGCCTAGTGTCATCCTGCACAACATCTTTCGCTCAATGCTTTCTCTGTGAAAGGCGCAAAGCGTTGGAACTCCTCTGCAAACTTCACCACTACCAAATAACTGGTTAACAGTGTCGGGAAGGATACTTTTCAAATGTATCCAGTTACAGAATACATCCCCAAAAATGTAACGTATTCCATTACATTACTCAATCTgagtattgtattctgaatacttggattactttaacattgaattgcattttatcaGTGTAGGGATGCGGCATCAAATCCTGCTTACTAAACAGGCctattctggtgtgttcttctgttcCAACTGGCAGAATGTGTTCGGCCCAAGTCTCCCTGAAAGTGCACAATATTATATAATTTGCTGTAGAGGAACAAAGACTATAAGGGTATGTTTATGCAAAAGATATTCAACAGACGAATTGACCAATTTTCCCTTTAAAGTGTATTTACTCAGCTGTTAAGAGTGGGAAAATATAAAGCATAAAATATTCTGTTTCGATACATAATTTGCCATTATATCCAACATCTTTTTCACTGAGCCAAGTGCATAGGTGTTGCCAATAAAATGACAGACTATCTAGGCCGTATTCACATGCCCtaaattagggatgcaccgatatgaAAATTttgaccgataccgatatccgaTATTAAAATTGCTGTTACGCCCGATAACCGATATCTATGATGTTTCTATGATGATTTTGTATACTGAAGAACA
It encodes:
- the pmch gene encoding pro-MCH, whose amino-acid sequence is MSSLPSMLFTLLLFSEICAHSMALPLAGAGNYDDDRTDLESLNALLEDNKLPAGAGVQNLGGFTNRLDEGRPRIIIVSDSGFRGHRTHGLDRASSRALAGPNADHTPGDLRVNVDRRETDLDMLRCMIGRVYRPCWQA